From the genome of Papaver somniferum cultivar HN1 chromosome 2, ASM357369v1, whole genome shotgun sequence, one region includes:
- the LOC113353220 gene encoding pyrophosphate--fructose 6-phosphate 1-phosphotransferase subunit alpha-like: MDFGVVMELSGIQKHRSLYVPELPPCLQGSNVQVEFGEAIAVSDPTDAHSIQRSFPLTYGQPLIHLSNSIYNNSSKGSTAQVNKDLPAIRVGIVFCGRQSPGGHNVICGLRDAIKSHNPKSTLIGFCGGTEGLFSKKTIEITEDIVSTYRNQGGYDMLGRTKDQIRTNEQVKSALDACQALKLDGLVIIGGVLSNTDAAQLAETFASAKCQTKVIGVPVTLYGDLKNQFVEANVGFDTICKVNSQLISNLCTDALSAEKYYYFIRLMGRRASHVALECTLQSHPNMVILSEEIAASNLTLFDITKRICDAVQARAEQDKYHGVILLPEGLIESIPEVHTLLQEILALHKKGVPIDSISAQLSPWALALFEFLPPYIKVQLLLSPESDDSAQLSQIETEKLLAQLVETEMNKRTQNGTYTGKKFSSISHFFGYQARGSLPSKFDCDYAYVLGHVSYHLLAAGVNGYMATVTNLKDPVSRWRCGGAPFTGMMAVKRLHGPGVSPIGKPSIHPAAVDLRGKSYKMLIQEAESFLMDDVYRNPGPIQFEGTGSEIKPISLCVEDQDYMGRVKDLQNYLDMVKMMVKPGCSQEVLKAAVSSMSSVVNILSIMSVPSKGQASL; encoded by the exons ATGGATTTTGGGGTAGTCATGGAATTATCAGGAATACAGAAACATCGCAGTCTCTATGTACCAGAACTTCCTCCCTGTCTTCAG GGAAGCAATGTTCAAGTTGAATTTGGTGAAGCTATTGCTGTATCAGATCCTACAGATGCACATTCCATTCAGAGATCATTTCCTTTAACGTATGGGCAGCCACTTATTCATTTATCCAATTCTATTTATAATAATTCTTCTAAAGGTAGCACTGCCCAAGTCAATAAAGATCTCCCAGCAATCAG GGTTGGCATTGTGTTTTGCGGACGTCAATCTCCGGGAGGACATAATGTCATATGTGGGCTTCGAGATGCTATCAAGTCTCACAATCCGAAAAGTACTTTGATTGGATTCTGCG GGGGTACTGAAGGTTTGTTTTCAAAAAAGACTATTGAAATCACTGAGGACATTGTTTCAACTTACCGAAATCAAG GTGGTTATGACATGCTGGGAAGAACAAAGGATCAAATAAGAACAAACGAGCAAGTAAAATCTGCACTGGATGCGTGCCAAGCGTTAAAATTGGATGGGCTTGTTATCATCGGCG GGGTCCTATCCAATACTGATGCAGCACAACTAGCCGAGACCTTTGCCAGTGCAAAATGCCAAACAAAG GTAATTGGTGTTCCAGTCACGTTATATGGTGATCTAAAAAACCAGTTTGTGGAAGCTAACGTCGGATTCGATACAATTTGCAAG GTCAACTCTCAACTTATAAGTAATCTGTGCACTGATGCGCTGTCCGCAGAAAAG TATTACTATTTCATTAGACTGATGGGAAGAAGAGCGTCTCATGTTGCGTTGGAATGCACACTCCAATCTCATCCGAATATG GTTATTCTCAGTGAGGAAATTGCTGCTTCAAACCTTACTCTCTTCGATATCACCAAACGAATCTGTGACGCAGTTCAAGCAAGGGCAGAACAAG ATAAATATCATGGGGTAATTCTCTTACCCGAAGGACTTATCGAAAGTATACCTGAAGTGCACACACTCTTGCAA GAAATACTCGCGCTACATAAGAAAGGGGTTCCAATTGATAGCATTTCAGCACAATTGTCACCTTGGGCATTGGCTTTGTTTGAGTTCTTGCCACCTTATATCAAAGTACAG CTTCTTCTTTCTCCTGAGTCGGACGATTCCGCACAGTTGTCGCAG ATCGAAACTGAGAAACTTTTAGCTCAACTAGTGGAAACAGAGATGAACAAACGAACG CAAAATGGAACATACACTGGAAAGAAATTTAGTTCAATTTCCCATTTCTTTGGGTATCAAGCTCGAGGTTCACTTCCATCCAAGTTTGATTGTGATTATGCCTAT GTTCTTGGACATGTTTCTTATCATCTCCTTGCTGCTGGAGTTAATGGGTATATGGCCACTGTTACAAACCTTAAGGATCCTGTATCTAGGTGGCGTTGTGGTGGTGCACCATTTACG GGAATGATGGCTGTAAAGAGATTGCATGGTCCCGGGGTCTCACCAATTGGCAAACCATCAATTCATCCAGCTGCAGTGGATTTGAGGGGAAAATCATACAA AATGCTGATTCAAGAAGCTGAAAGTTTCTTGATGGATGATGTCTACCGGAATCCAGGACCCATTCAGTTTGAAGGAACGGGTTCAGAAATCAAGCCAATCAGTTTGTGTGTAGAAGACCAGGATTACATGGGAAGGGTAAAAGACTTACAGAATTACCTCGACATG GTAAAGATGATGGTGAAACCAGGTTGTTCACAAGAGGTTTTGAAAGCAGCGGTGAGTTCGATGTCATCTGTTGTCAATATACTTTCAATCATGTCTGTTCCTTCAAAAGGCCAAGCCTCGTTATGA